A stretch of Limanda limanda chromosome 7, fLimLim1.1, whole genome shotgun sequence DNA encodes these proteins:
- the LOC133005382 gene encoding sushi domain-containing protein 3, which translates to MSAATASVADVSRTEGTRRDGGRRQNNSGQAQAQCRPMPLPALGTQKIIQGNGTNVGTVISLHCPAKHRLVGRELTCVMDVNSTHWDGENYCAPLAPYEGHGFRVAVMASIVSSAIILLMSMAFLTCCLLDCIKEDKRKKQETESETWQWEEPTQHQGDNRSHYSHKGRNNNNNSQEKTLSLWDSHNPAGCDNMQACRCHQEYSYGLVCTYGHTAPLAALPGHGYDQPLLPRNPEPVQISGPPQYPGPPAASFQTARPGVVWQYGRQESSSAPAEESHTRNLNPAKDFSIRIISV; encoded by the exons ATGTCGGCGGCTACAGCTTCTGTGGCAGACGTGTCCAGGACCGAGGGAACACGCAGAGATGGAGGTCGACGCCAGAATAACTCAG GTCAGGCCCAGGCCCAGTGCAGACCCATGCCACTGCCTGCCCTGGGAACCCAGAAGATCATACAGGGCAATGGCACCAATGTGGGCACAGTCATATCGCTGCATTGCCCGGCCAAACACCGACTGGTGGGGAGAGAGCTAACGTGTGTCATGGACGTCAACAGCACCCACTGGGACGGAGAAAACTACTGTGCAC CTCTGGCTCCCTACGAGGGCCATGGTTTCCGTGTGGCCGTGATGGCGTCCATTGTGAGCTCGGCCATTATCCTCCTCATGTCCATGGCCTTCCTCACCTGCTGCTTGCTCGACTGCATCAAGGAGGACAAAAGGAAAAAGCAGGAGac tgagtCAGAAACGTGGCAATGGGAGGAGCCGACTCAACACCAGGGGGACAACAGGTCTCACTACAGCCACAAAGgcaggaacaacaacaacaactcccaGGAGAAGACGCTCTCTCTCTGGGACTCTCACAACCCAGCCGGGTGTGACAACATGCAGGCCTGCAG ATGTCATCAGGAGTACAGCTACGGACTCGTCTGCACATATGGCCACACTGCTCCGCTCGCTGCTCTGCCCGGGCACGGCTACGACCAGCCTCTTTTACCACGGAATCCAGAACCTGTGCAGATCTCCGGTCCACCCCAGTACCCTGGACCTCCTGCCGCCTCCTTTCAAACTGCGAGGCCTGGTGTGGTGTGGCAGTACGGGAGACAGGAAAGCAGCTCTGCACCTGCAGAGGAGAGCCACACTAGGAATTTAAACCCTGCCAAAGACTTCTCCATAAGGATTATATCAGTGTGA